Proteins encoded in a region of the Novipirellula artificiosorum genome:
- a CDS encoding dihydrodipicolinate synthase family protein, translating into MSSTIAPLQGLVAATFTPLHEDRSLHLEAIPPMVDRLADQEIAALYVLGSTGEGASLTFDERCAVAESFVSAASGRLPVIVQVGSESLMQARHLAAHASRVGADAISAVSPVYFKPDSVETLVASMAEIAGGAPELPFYYYHIPAVTGVGVSAVEFLKLAEQRIENLRGVKFTSQNVFEFQTCVEYAQDRLQIFWGLDEMLQYGLAAGAVAAVGSTYNFATAVYQRLLTAFAAGDMETVRQEQLRSQAIVRAFLPYGPRGAQKAIMKMIGLDCGPSRLPVPTLTQTQYAALERELQEIGFFEWIQPLAETSLP; encoded by the coding sequence ATGTCCTCAACCATTGCTCCGCTCCAAGGTCTCGTCGCTGCGACGTTTACTCCGCTTCACGAGGATCGGTCGCTGCATCTCGAAGCGATCCCACCGATGGTCGACCGACTTGCTGACCAAGAAATTGCAGCGCTGTATGTGCTGGGCAGTACCGGCGAAGGTGCCTCGCTAACCTTTGACGAGCGGTGTGCAGTGGCCGAGTCGTTTGTCAGCGCGGCCAGTGGCCGATTGCCCGTCATCGTCCAGGTCGGCAGTGAGAGTCTGATGCAGGCTCGACACCTGGCCGCCCATGCCAGTCGCGTTGGTGCTGATGCGATTTCGGCAGTCAGCCCGGTCTACTTTAAGCCTGACTCGGTGGAAACGCTGGTCGCATCGATGGCGGAAATTGCCGGGGGCGCGCCAGAGTTGCCGTTTTACTACTACCACATTCCGGCGGTGACAGGCGTTGGCGTGAGCGCTGTCGAATTCTTGAAGTTGGCCGAACAGCGGATCGAGAACTTGCGCGGCGTCAAATTCACGTCGCAGAACGTGTTCGAGTTTCAGACTTGTGTCGAGTACGCACAGGATCGACTGCAGATTTTTTGGGGCCTCGATGAGATGCTGCAGTACGGACTTGCTGCCGGTGCTGTTGCGGCCGTCGGCAGCACTTACAACTTTGCGACAGCAGTCTATCAGCGATTACTGACGGCATTTGCTGCCGGCGACATGGAGACGGTTCGACAAGAGCAGTTGCGATCGCAAGCCATCGTGCGAGCGTTCTTGCCGTACGGGCCTCGCGGTGCCCAGAAGGCGATCATGAAAATGATCGGCTTGGATTGTGGGCCCTCTCGATTACCAGTCCCAACGTTGACACAAACTCAATATGCTGCGCTGGAGCGAGAGTTGCAGGAGATTGGATTCTTCGAGTGGATCCAACCGCTCGCGGAGACATCATTGCCGTGA
- a CDS encoding sodium:solute symporter family transporter, translated as MDPTARGDIIAVKVRHFYRSGIRQNSNMRKEFWRIPLHRVLLALALTLIGSEQLYAVSDATLDWRSLPALPNEIGVAGPFVGVHQDVLIVAGGANFARPVWESEKQWHDQIDVLQKTSSGYKWIDGGKLPRPMGYGATVSTSDGVVCMGGNDAGATFDAVFALQWDTSTETVRTVDYPSLPRPCAYGQATLVGNVIFLAGGQSGSDIASAMNNFWSLDLSQKNNPDAFVWRELSTWSDEPRAFNITATQHNGYEDCVYVISGRRPGHQGIEFLRDVWQYTPRTDTWQPRQDVPRSMCAGTGIGFGQSHLFVLAGDDGALFDKTDELKDEHPGFPKEAFAFHTITDTWTSLGATPSNQVTTTAARWNDRIVIASGEVRPRVRTPAVWSIAPVARQSGFGVINYIVLGGYLLTMVGVGVYFARKNKTTDDYFRGGKSIPWWAAGCSIFATMLSSLTFTGLPSKAYAQDWVYAVGNLMIPVIAIVAVFVALPFYRRIDATSAYEYLEKRFNRSVRLFGSTSFAMFHLFRMAVVMSLTGLALAVATPLTPAQSVLLMGLLSIAYSTMGGIEAVIWTDTIQTVVLLGGAVLALFMLLSGSGGEHGFGRALQVAFDSDKLRLANLQWQGTGSQVAFWVIVLGAAGHHLSSYTADQAVVQRYMTTSSEKLAARSIWTNAVLSIPATLLFFAIGTALFMFYQSHPERLDPTITTDQIFPLFIAREMPIGIAGLVVAGVFSAAQSTVSTSMNSMATTIVTDFLRPLGICTTDRQYLRAARLITFSVGVLGTVLGLFFIAPEITSLFDTFIKVVGLFMGMLGGLFLLGVLTRRANAYGAFTGAVVGALVMCWLFVYSSVNGYLYITIGMSTCIIVGYLVSCLVPSTRDLSGLTIFTLDPHPTPSRPTLT; from the coding sequence GTGGATCCAACCGCTCGCGGAGACATCATTGCCGTGAAGGTACGACATTTCTACCGTAGTGGGATTCGCCAGAATTCCAATATGCGAAAGGAATTCTGGCGAATCCCACTACATCGGGTACTGCTCGCACTCGCCCTGACATTGATTGGTTCTGAGCAGTTGTATGCGGTAAGCGATGCCACGCTGGACTGGCGATCGCTTCCCGCATTGCCAAACGAGATTGGCGTAGCTGGGCCGTTCGTTGGAGTCCACCAAGACGTCTTGATCGTCGCTGGCGGAGCCAACTTTGCTCGCCCGGTTTGGGAAAGCGAAAAGCAATGGCACGACCAGATCGATGTGCTTCAGAAAACGTCGTCTGGTTACAAGTGGATCGATGGTGGAAAGCTTCCCAGGCCCATGGGCTACGGCGCAACCGTTTCGACCTCGGATGGCGTCGTGTGCATGGGTGGCAACGATGCGGGTGCAACCTTCGATGCGGTCTTTGCGTTGCAGTGGGACACAAGCACTGAGACGGTCCGGACCGTCGACTATCCCTCTCTGCCGCGACCTTGTGCCTACGGTCAGGCGACGTTGGTCGGGAACGTGATTTTTCTCGCTGGTGGGCAGAGTGGCAGTGACATTGCTTCCGCGATGAATAATTTTTGGTCGCTGGATCTTTCCCAAAAGAACAATCCCGACGCGTTTGTTTGGCGAGAGTTGTCAACCTGGTCCGACGAACCTCGTGCGTTCAATATCACCGCGACGCAGCACAATGGCTACGAAGATTGCGTGTATGTGATCAGCGGGCGACGCCCGGGTCATCAGGGCATTGAGTTCCTTCGCGACGTTTGGCAGTACACGCCGCGAACGGACACTTGGCAACCGAGGCAGGATGTGCCGCGCAGCATGTGCGCCGGGACGGGCATTGGTTTTGGTCAAAGCCATCTATTCGTGCTTGCTGGAGACGATGGTGCGCTATTCGACAAGACGGACGAACTGAAAGACGAACATCCCGGTTTTCCCAAAGAAGCTTTCGCATTTCACACCATTACCGATACTTGGACGTCTCTCGGTGCGACTCCATCGAATCAAGTCACCACGACGGCGGCTCGCTGGAATGATCGGATCGTGATTGCCAGCGGTGAAGTGCGACCTCGCGTTCGCACTCCGGCCGTGTGGAGCATCGCGCCGGTTGCCCGGCAATCGGGCTTCGGTGTTATCAACTACATCGTGCTGGGTGGCTATCTATTGACGATGGTCGGTGTGGGTGTTTATTTCGCTCGCAAGAACAAGACAACGGACGACTATTTTCGTGGCGGTAAGAGTATTCCATGGTGGGCGGCCGGATGCAGCATCTTTGCGACCATGCTCAGTTCACTGACCTTCACTGGTTTGCCCTCCAAAGCCTATGCCCAGGATTGGGTCTACGCGGTCGGTAACTTGATGATTCCCGTCATCGCTATTGTGGCCGTCTTCGTCGCCTTGCCCTTCTACCGCAGGATTGATGCGACGAGTGCCTATGAGTATTTGGAAAAGCGATTCAATCGTAGCGTACGGTTATTCGGCAGTACCAGCTTCGCCATGTTCCATTTGTTTCGCATGGCTGTCGTGATGTCGTTGACTGGTTTGGCGCTGGCGGTCGCGACACCGTTGACTCCGGCGCAGTCGGTTCTACTCATGGGTTTGCTGAGCATCGCCTACAGCACAATGGGAGGCATCGAAGCTGTGATCTGGACCGACACGATTCAAACCGTGGTGCTGCTTGGCGGTGCGGTCTTGGCCTTGTTCATGTTGCTCAGCGGTAGTGGAGGCGAGCACGGATTCGGCCGCGCATTGCAAGTCGCATTCGATTCGGACAAGCTGCGCCTGGCGAATCTGCAGTGGCAGGGAACCGGATCGCAAGTTGCGTTTTGGGTGATTGTGCTGGGCGCGGCAGGCCATCATCTTTCGTCATACACGGCCGATCAAGCGGTCGTGCAGCGTTACATGACGACGTCGAGCGAGAAGCTGGCAGCGCGTTCGATTTGGACCAACGCTGTGCTATCGATTCCGGCAACGTTGCTGTTCTTTGCGATTGGAACGGCGCTGTTCATGTTTTATCAATCGCACCCCGAACGGCTTGACCCAACGATCACGACCGACCAAATCTTTCCGTTGTTCATCGCTCGTGAGATGCCAATCGGGATCGCAGGCTTGGTGGTCGCTGGTGTTTTCTCAGCAGCTCAATCGACCGTCTCAACCAGCATGAATTCCATGGCCACGACGATCGTGACCGACTTCCTGAGACCTCTCGGAATATGCACGACGGACCGCCAGTATCTCCGTGCGGCTCGTTTGATTACGTTCAGCGTCGGCGTCCTCGGTACGGTGTTGGGGCTGTTTTTCATCGCCCCAGAAATCACCTCGCTGTTTGACACGTTCATCAAAGTCGTCGGCCTGTTCATGGGTATGCTGGGAGGACTGTTTCTACTGGGCGTACTGACTCGGCGGGCCAACGCCTACGGTGCTTTTACGGGCGCGGTGGTTGGCGCACTCGTGATGTGCTGGCTGTTCGTTTACTCCAGTGTAAACGGGTATCTCTACATCACGATCGGGATGTCGACGTGCATCATTGTCGGCTATCTCGTCAGTTGCTTAGTTCCATCCACCCGCGACTTGAGCGGACTCACAATCTTCACACTCGATCCTCATCCGACACCATCAAGGCCGACATTAACATGA
- a CDS encoding agarase, whose protein sequence is MNRRHFLTSAAVTVLSPALSLRAASEGSFFTLARRSGRWWFVTPEGKPFFSIALNHIDPAPLRYTTSGDLWSRKYGNSMERWLKEAVARDLREWGFNSVGWTQEVVTRGLTNHRHSRAFTFEEYQWLGLPYCHQLPFADFHQWEMETRNPDFHSAEFAEWCDYVAREHCARMAGDPKLIGYFYIDCPTWIHTRPGNEWKGPLFDPGKLETDAGRRELSSLATKWYQVTHDSIRRYDKHHLILGDRYEASAPIAEEVVRAALPYVDVLSFQHFKQPHEVAANLRKWHDLTGKPVLLADHAIAIRQPDGVLLHNGAGYAATLSALRELPGCVGYHLCGAYLRNTTRNRALRGADETPDAAALTAIATANREAAEWMRTQE, encoded by the coding sequence ATGAATCGCCGTCACTTTCTCACCAGCGCCGCCGTTACCGTCCTCTCGCCCGCGCTCTCACTACGCGCCGCATCGGAGGGAAGTTTTTTCACGCTTGCGCGGCGTAGCGGTCGCTGGTGGTTCGTCACGCCGGAAGGCAAGCCGTTCTTCTCGATCGCGCTGAACCACATTGATCCCGCGCCGTTGCGTTACACGACCAGCGGCGATCTGTGGTCGCGAAAATACGGCAACTCCATGGAGCGCTGGCTCAAGGAGGCCGTCGCACGCGACCTGCGCGAGTGGGGCTTCAACAGTGTGGGGTGGACGCAGGAGGTTGTCACGCGTGGACTGACAAATCACCGTCACTCGCGAGCCTTTACCTTCGAGGAATACCAGTGGCTGGGGCTGCCGTATTGCCATCAGTTACCCTTCGCCGATTTCCATCAATGGGAGATGGAAACTCGCAACCCTGATTTCCACAGCGCCGAGTTCGCCGAGTGGTGCGATTACGTGGCGCGCGAACACTGTGCCCGAATGGCGGGGGACCCGAAGCTCATCGGCTACTTCTACATCGATTGCCCGACGTGGATTCACACGCGTCCGGGCAACGAGTGGAAGGGGCCGCTGTTCGATCCCGGGAAGCTCGAGACCGACGCCGGCCGCCGCGAACTCAGCTCGCTGGCGACCAAATGGTATCAGGTCACGCATGACTCCATCCGCCGCTACGACAAGCATCACCTCATCCTTGGTGACCGCTACGAGGCCAGCGCTCCCATCGCCGAGGAAGTCGTGCGCGCCGCGCTGCCGTATGTGGACGTGCTGAGCTTCCAGCATTTCAAGCAACCCCACGAAGTCGCCGCCAACCTTCGCAAATGGCATGACCTCACCGGTAAGCCGGTGTTGCTGGCCGACCATGCGATCGCCATCCGCCAACCCGATGGCGTCCTACTGCACAATGGCGCGGGCTACGCGGCCACGCTTTCTGCGCTGCGCGAATTGCCTGGCTGCGTCGGCTACCATCTGTGCGGCGCGTATCTCCGCAACACTACCCGCAACCGCGCCTTGCGCGGCGCGGACGAAACCCCCGACGCCGCTGCGCTCACGGCCATCGCGACTGCCAACCGCGAGGCGGCGGAGTGGATGAGAACGCAGGAATGA
- a CDS encoding sulfatase codes for MRAIALLLFSQLLFLNAAYAATADRPNVLFIAIDDLRPALGCYGDPLAKSPHIDQFAMGARRFDRAYTQQAVCGPSRTSLLTGRLPDHTRVWHNRNRFRDVASDLVTLPQLFKQSGYQAVSLGKIFSGNEQELDPVSWSVPEVLKVTGWKNYRLPENQNSGKQAAWEAADVDDEAYSDGKLASLAIKRLDELHREQQPFFLAVGFFKPHLPFNAPKKYWDLYDPDRFVLGNDERPVQGAPELASHTHRELGGYRGIPENEHVDAPDVRRLRHGYYACVSYVDAQVGKLLAELERMKLDRQTIVVLWGDHGFSLGENGRWCKGTNFECDTRVPLLIRTPGLARPGVATKSLVQLVDLYPTLADLAGLTPPDNLDGQSLVPILNDPQAPGRDLVLSQFNRPWKATTPEQMGYSIRTAAHRYTRWVDWNTRATMAEELYDYTDRESVRPQDAHLFEQKNVVDDPARTTLRDRLRQRMDQTMTTPPPLRSPSESSDPNRKKKKKRP; via the coding sequence ATGAGAGCCATAGCACTTCTCCTTTTCTCTCAACTACTTTTTTTAAACGCCGCCTACGCTGCTACCGCAGATCGCCCGAACGTATTGTTCATCGCGATCGACGACCTTAGGCCGGCGCTGGGGTGCTACGGCGACCCGCTCGCGAAGTCTCCACACATTGACCAATTCGCAATGGGTGCCCGGCGGTTTGACCGGGCTTACACACAGCAGGCCGTGTGTGGACCCTCGCGCACGTCGCTACTGACCGGACGGCTGCCGGACCATACGCGGGTCTGGCATAACCGGAATCGGTTTCGCGATGTGGCGTCCGATCTCGTGACGCTGCCGCAGCTCTTCAAGCAGAGCGGCTACCAGGCCGTATCGCTCGGAAAGATTTTTAGCGGCAACGAACAGGAACTTGACCCGGTTTCGTGGTCCGTTCCTGAGGTTCTAAAGGTGACAGGTTGGAAGAATTATCGACTGCCGGAGAATCAGAATTCCGGCAAACAGGCCGCTTGGGAGGCGGCGGACGTGGACGATGAAGCCTATTCCGACGGCAAACTAGCGTCCTTGGCGATCAAGAGGCTCGACGAACTTCATCGCGAGCAGCAGCCGTTCTTTCTGGCAGTGGGTTTCTTCAAACCGCATCTGCCGTTCAATGCTCCAAAGAAATACTGGGATCTATATGACCCGGATCGGTTTGTACTTGGGAATGATGAGCGACCGGTCCAGGGGGCTCCAGAACTGGCATCGCACACGCACCGTGAACTCGGCGGCTACCGCGGCATACCAGAGAACGAGCATGTTGATGCACCGGATGTGCGTCGGCTGCGTCATGGCTACTACGCGTGTGTCAGTTATGTCGACGCCCAGGTCGGCAAGCTGCTTGCTGAACTGGAGCGAATGAAGCTGGATCGTCAGACCATCGTTGTCTTGTGGGGCGATCACGGGTTCTCGCTGGGAGAAAACGGCCGCTGGTGCAAAGGGACAAACTTTGAATGTGACACGCGGGTCCCACTACTGATTCGGACGCCGGGTCTGGCTCGGCCGGGCGTTGCCACCAAATCACTCGTCCAGCTAGTGGACCTGTACCCGACGCTCGCAGACTTAGCCGGTTTGACACCACCGGACAACCTCGATGGCCAGAGCCTCGTGCCGATCCTGAACGATCCGCAGGCCCCGGGACGAGACTTGGTGCTCAGCCAATTCAACCGTCCCTGGAAGGCGACTACCCCAGAGCAGATGGGCTACTCCATCCGTACCGCCGCGCACCGCTACACGCGCTGGGTCGACTGGAACACCCGCGCGACGATGGCGGAAGAACTGTACGACTACACCGATCGTGAGAGTGTACGGCCCCAGGATGCCCATCTGTTTGAGCAGAAGAACGTCGTGGATGATCCCGCGAGAACCACTTTGCGCGACCGTCTGCGGCAGCGGATGGATCAGACCATGACTACTCCACCCCCGCTCCGTTCTCCGAGCGAATCCTCGGATCCGAATCGCAAGAAGAAAAAGAAACGGCCATGA
- a CDS encoding sialidase family protein has product MNKRRIWEAQDGFTRIRRIRQISGVLMIFAIAFTDYCASAEPSIERVTLFEEGRDGFTLYRIPGIVVTSRGSVLAYCEARKFSTADRGEIEIHLRRSTDCGRTWSPPQQVAHLGERLPRNPHLPPGKQAKDFGGPEEQTVNNPVAITCRNGTVHLLYCVEYMRCFHIRSDDDGLSWSKPVEITTAFEAFRSTIDWQAMATGPGHAIELQSGRLVVPFWMSNYDPGVKQGKGVGVVFSDDQGVTWLPGELSLFDAGEPNIAELPGGGVLLTARNGDARSRRISTTSSNGATNWSTPRFIDELYEPGCMAGMVSHPGVDNLKGPLLLFSNVQTTERAHSSRRNLTIHLSRDGGAIWPVSRVLEPGPSAYSDLAVLPDGQVLCCFEDGSGEPVQKRKRDWAYTRITVARFNLQWLLQSGSAP; this is encoded by the coding sequence ATGAATAAGCGTCGAATTTGGGAAGCACAAGACGGATTCACCCGGATCAGGCGTATTCGCCAGATCTCTGGGGTGTTGATGATATTCGCGATTGCTTTCACGGACTACTGCGCGAGCGCCGAGCCTTCGATCGAGCGGGTAACACTGTTCGAAGAAGGACGCGATGGCTTTACCCTATACCGCATTCCTGGCATCGTGGTGACATCGCGCGGCAGCGTGCTGGCGTATTGCGAGGCACGGAAATTTTCGACGGCGGACCGAGGGGAGATCGAGATTCACCTTCGCCGCAGCACCGATTGTGGCCGCACCTGGTCTCCGCCGCAGCAGGTCGCGCACCTGGGGGAACGTCTCCCGCGCAATCCTCATTTGCCGCCGGGGAAGCAGGCTAAGGACTTCGGCGGACCAGAGGAGCAAACCGTCAACAACCCGGTTGCCATCACTTGCCGGAATGGAACCGTCCATCTCCTGTACTGCGTGGAATACATGCGTTGCTTTCACATTCGCAGCGACGACGATGGGCTCTCCTGGTCGAAGCCGGTGGAGATCACCACGGCATTTGAAGCGTTCAGGTCAACAATCGACTGGCAGGCGATGGCAACTGGGCCGGGACATGCGATTGAACTGCAGAGCGGACGACTGGTGGTTCCATTCTGGATGTCGAACTACGATCCGGGCGTGAAGCAAGGCAAAGGAGTGGGCGTCGTCTTCAGCGATGACCAGGGTGTCACGTGGCTGCCTGGGGAGCTCTCGCTTTTTGACGCTGGTGAACCGAACATCGCCGAGCTGCCCGGCGGCGGCGTACTGCTGACCGCCCGCAATGGTGATGCTCGCTCTCGGCGAATCTCAACAACCAGCTCTAACGGTGCGACAAACTGGTCGACTCCGCGATTCATTGATGAACTGTATGAGCCGGGCTGCATGGCCGGCATGGTGAGTCATCCAGGAGTGGACAATCTCAAGGGACCGCTGCTTCTGTTCTCCAATGTGCAGACGACCGAGCGGGCGCACTCCAGCCGCCGTAACTTGACCATCCACCTGAGCCGCGATGGGGGTGCAATCTGGCCGGTCAGTCGCGTGCTGGAACCAGGTCCCAGTGCTTACAGCGACTTGGCGGTCCTGCCGGATGGCCAGGTTCTCTGCTGCTTTGAAGATGGGAGCGGTGAACCTGTCCAGAAACGCAAACGTGACTGGGCCTACACTCGGATTACTGTGGCCCGCTTCAATCTCCAGTGGCTTCTGCAATCGGGATCAGCTCCATGA
- a CDS encoding right-handed parallel beta-helix repeat-containing protein: MNSSRCWWRMNTSLAVAVTAILAAQAQCSETRFSGDAIQLQETIDKSPSGATIVCDRQQELVISETIRISRPITLSGLRARLPDGLGKTAMIIVAAPDVVLSDIQLHGNYATVTQENRAPMIWLQQGRFDVRNCKFYDGSKDGIMVTPLDGAGDIVGGRIGNIEAFRMARDAVSISGGNKGQRVRDVTVENVSLKRGYLRGPVEVSDGTDNITVRNVYAEDARYAIDVQDHRGDSGANTNVKVENVQAVRCKHLIRTANSSRGHAHLVLRNMIARNCEEPVRISNTADVVVENLIIECQAEANAPPIALNNCQQVQFQNLVLVGLPEGVQPTLQVDCSAVVLNNVSLPLSTF, encoded by the coding sequence ATGAATAGTTCAAGATGCTGGTGGCGAATGAATACCTCTCTTGCGGTTGCTGTGACGGCAATCCTGGCCGCGCAGGCGCAGTGCAGCGAAACTCGCTTCTCCGGAGATGCGATCCAACTACAGGAGACGATCGACAAGTCGCCCTCCGGTGCAACGATCGTCTGTGACCGTCAACAAGAGCTTGTCATCTCGGAGACCATTCGTATTAGCCGGCCAATCACGCTGAGCGGTTTACGGGCTCGCTTACCCGATGGGCTGGGAAAAACAGCGATGATCATTGTCGCGGCCCCAGACGTAGTCCTGTCAGACATCCAACTGCATGGCAACTACGCGACGGTGACACAGGAGAATCGAGCGCCGATGATTTGGCTGCAGCAAGGTCGATTCGACGTCCGGAACTGTAAGTTTTATGACGGGAGTAAAGATGGAATTATGGTCACGCCGTTGGACGGCGCCGGCGACATTGTCGGCGGGCGGATCGGTAACATCGAAGCCTTTCGCATGGCTCGAGACGCTGTCTCCATTTCGGGCGGAAATAAGGGGCAACGCGTGCGAGACGTGACCGTGGAGAACGTGTCGCTCAAGCGGGGTTATTTGCGCGGACCGGTCGAAGTGAGCGATGGTACCGACAACATCACTGTACGTAATGTCTACGCAGAAGACGCGCGGTACGCCATCGACGTTCAGGACCATCGCGGAGATAGTGGCGCAAATACAAACGTCAAGGTGGAGAACGTTCAGGCAGTTCGCTGCAAGCACCTGATTCGCACCGCAAACAGCTCACGAGGTCACGCGCACTTGGTACTACGCAATATGATTGCGCGAAACTGCGAAGAGCCAGTGCGCATTTCCAATACAGCCGACGTCGTGGTCGAAAACCTGATCATCGAGTGTCAGGCAGAGGCTAATGCGCCACCAATCGCCCTCAACAATTGCCAACAAGTCCAATTCCAGAACCTCGTTCTCGTTGGCTTACCCGAGGGCGTCCAGCCGACGCTTCAAGTTGACTGTTCCGCAGTGGTCCTCAACAACGTGAGTTTGCCACTTTCCACTTTCTAA